In the genome of Primulina eburnea isolate SZY01 chromosome 13, ASM2296580v1, whole genome shotgun sequence, the window CCTGCTCAGGCACCACCTGAGGGTGCAGCCCCTGTCATTGTCCCGGGACCACAGCCCCAGCTTCATGTCAATGGCCATGGTCCTCGGCGTAGACAGAGACGGAGGCCTGTTCGTCAGGCTCTTCCGAGGGATGACCCACTTGCTTCGAACTCTTTTGGAGTTCTTTCACATTTGCAGGAGACAGAGGTTGGCTCTGAGGAGCTTGGATTAGGTGTTCCTGATCCCTCTGTCGGTTTGAGTTCTCATCAGGAGGCCCCTTCTTCTGACCGCCCTGCGGTCACGGTGGCTGAGGACGATGAGAGTGTTCCTTTTATGGACTGCGTGGATGACCTTGGATCTCCACGCCCGGATGTGGTGACTGTGTTTGTCCTCCCGGAGGTTTGTATTGAAAATCATAGCAGCCACTCGGTCCCATCTTTTCCTGCATCCCCTGCTGATGCCACTTCTATGCTGGACGAGTTGATTGCTCGACAGGGACCCCctattcttgagatgacccCCAGTCACATGTCGGCTGATGATCCTGATCAGGATTTTGATCGACATTCTGTGTCTGGAGTTAGCTGTGGGTCCGAGTGTAGTATTCTGGACACTGACATGTCCAACCCCAGAAAAAGACCTCAGGATGATGGTCGGCGATCGCATAAAAAGCGATCGGGTCCTTCTTCCACCCGTTCCCCATGAATTGTTTAATCTGGAATATCCGGGGACTTCGAGGTTCGGAGTCCCAGCAGAGGCTTCATGCCTTTGTGAAGGAGAAACAGATTAAGGTTTTGGCTGTTTTGGAGCCCTTGATTGATCTGGATCCGAGATTCATGACTCGCCGTTTGGGGTTTTCTGGAGTCATCTCTAATCTCTCCGGTCATATCTGGGTATTTTTTGCTGCTGATGTGAGGGCGGAGTGTGTTTTTGATCATGCTCAGTTCCTTCACATCAGAGTCTCTGCCTCTTTCTTGCCGACAGAGATATTTTGTTCTTTTGTCTATGCTAGATGTGATTATGTTCAGCGTAGGGATCTTTGGGCTTCTTTGCTTTTGGTTAAGCCTGTTTTGGGTCCCTGGCTGGTTGGGGGCGACTTTAATGTCGTCAGGGATGCGTCTGAGTGCTTGGGCTCCCGTGGTGGTAGGTTGCTACCCATGGAGGAGTTCAACACTTTTATTCTTGATTCTGGCTTGATCGATGCTGGTTTTGAGGGGTCTTCGTTCACTTGGACGAATAAGACCATTTGGAAGCGTTTGGACAGGGTCTTGGTTTCTGTTGATTGGGGCGATCATTTCAGCTCGATTCGGGTTGAACATCTCGCTCGTACTGTCTCGGATCACTGTCCGCTTTTGGTTACCGCCCCTGTTTTTGCCCGTGGGCCGAGCTCGTTTCGCTTCCAGCGTATGTGGGTTAGGCACCATGGTTTTTTGCAGACTGTGAGGCTTAATTGGAATCTGCCTTGCAGTCTGAGCGGCATGCCTCGGCTTTTTGCCAAGATGAAGCGTCTCAAGCATCACCTCCGGTGGTGGAATCGGATGTTTTTGGTAACATCTTTGATAGACTCACTGAGGCTGAGAGGGCTGTTCGTTCAGCTGAGGATGTTTGTGAGGCCGACCCTTCTGACGCGAATTGGACTTCCCTGTCCGATCGCAATGAGGATCTGGCTCGTATCACCGccatggaggcggatttttggAAACAGAAAGCGGCTTGCCATTGGCTTGAGGATGGTGAGCGGAACACCAGACTCTTCCATAATATGGTGAGGAAAAAGCGCGTGGCGAATAAAATTTTCCGCATATGGGAGAATGGGGTTGCCTGACGTCTCAGGATTTGATTCAGCAGTCGGGAGCCTTGTTTTTCCAGGATCTTCTTACCGGGGAGCCCTCTGCGCTCGATTGCCCTGATTTTTCGGGTTTTCCTCGGTTATCTCTGCTGTGGAGAATGATGGTATTGCTGCGATTCCCTCTTTGGAGGAGGTCCGCGCGACCGTCTTCTCCATTCACCCTGATAGCGTTGCTGGCCCTGATGGCTTTTCCTTCGGCGTTCTTTCAGCATTGCTGGGAGATTGTCCATCAGGATGTTTTTGGTGCTGTTCTTGATTTTTTCCAGGGTTCTCCTATGCCTCAGGGCTTTACCGCCACCACGATCACTCTTATTCCCAAAGTCGAGGGTGCACGCGCTTGGTCGGACTTCCGTCCGATCAGCCTGTGCAATGTCACGAACAAAATCATCTCGAAGCTGTTGTACTCTCGGTTGAGGGATGTGGTGGAGAGACTTGTTTCCCCGAATCAGAGTGGCTTCGTTCCGGGTCGGATGATCTCGGATAATATCCTCCTTGCCCAGGAGCTCACTCACAGCATTACTCTCCCCTCTCGTGGTGGTAATGTCATCTTGAAGTTGGATATGGCCAAGGCCTATGATAGGGTCCAGTGGCATTTCCTCTTCGACGTTATGAGACATTTTGGTTTTTCAGAGCGTGTCGTGGCTTTGGTCTCGGCCTGTATTTCCCATTGTCATTTCTCTGTGAACATCAATGGTTCGCTATCGGGGTTTTTTGGTTCCACCAGAGGCCTCCGGCAGGGCGATCCATTGTCTCCCCTTCTCTTCGTTTTGGGGGCGGAGTATCTTTCTCGTGGCCTTGACCGCCTCTACCTGCAGCATCCTGCGCTCAGGTATCGTTCTGATTGTGATATTTTGATTTCCCATCTGGCTTACGCTGATGATGTCATTATTTTTGCCAGTGGTGGGTACTCGTGGTATGCAGCGCCTTGTCGATTTTCTGCATCACTACGAGAACTGTTCGGGGCAGCGTGTGAATGCTGCCAAGAGTTCTTTGATTTTGCCTCCGAGGTGCTCTGGGCGCCTCCGCTCCCGGATTCTGCGCATCACTGGGTTCGCCGAGGGTCATCTGCCCCTCAAGTACCTCGGAGTTCCCCTTTATCGGGGTAATCGCACCTGCTCCCTTTTTGAGCCCCTCCTACAGTCTGTTCGTAGGAAGTTAGAGGGTTGGGAGATTCGGACCCTCTCCCCGGGTAGCCGCATGACCCTGATACGTAGCGTGCTCCTCTCCATGCCGATTTATCTGTTTCAGGTGGTTCAGCCACCTCTGGCTGTCATGGAGAAGCTTGAGCGGGCCTTCAACGCCTTCCTCTGGGGGTCGAGACCCTTGGAAAGAAGTGGCACTGGGCCCGGTGGTCCCGGGCTTGCCTCCCTGTGCTTGAGGGGGGCTTGGATTCCGCAGATTGAAAGATCTCGTGGAATGTTTCTCTATCAAATTATGGTTTAGATTTCGGCAGGGCTCTTCTTTATGGGCGAGATTCCTTTTCCGGAAGTATTGCCGGCTGGATGCTCCTGCCTGTGTCCCCGCCCGTGCTTCTATTTCCCCCATTTGGCGTCGTCTCCTCAGGATCCGCCCTCGCGCGGAGCCTGGCATTCGCTGGCGAGTTGGTCTCGGAGATGTTTCCTTTTGGGATGACACTTGGTTTGGGGACGTTCCTTTGTCCTCCCGGTGTGTGGTCCGCGGGGGCCGTGATGTTCGGGTCTCTCATTTTCTGTCTGAGGGGTCCTGGGATTTTGATCGCCTCTGTGCGGTTGTTGCTCCTTCGGTTGCCGAGGAGATTGTTTTGATTCCTGTTCTTTCGGGCGACCCTGATCTGGCACGATGGATCCATAGCTCCGATGGTGCTTTCTCTGTGAGATCTGCTTGGGAGCTGATCCGTCAGCGTGCTCCGTCTTCTGATATATTCCGCCCGTGTTGGGGGAGCTGGTTGAGGCCTACCATGTCGTTCTTCCTCTGGAGATTCTGGCATCAATGGCTCCCAGTTGATGAGGTGCTCCAGCGCCGGGGTTTTGCGTTAGCCTCGAGATGTCAGTGTTGTGATATGTCTGAGACATTCACACACATATTCATTCGCAGCCCGGTTGCTCGGTCTGTCTGGCACTTCTTTGGCGCCGTGTTTCGGGTTCGTATTCCCGACACTGAGGATTTCAGTTTGTTCCTCAGTGCGTGGAAGAGAGATTTGGTCTGGTCCCGGGGGGGCCATGTGCGGGAGTTTCTTCCCTGCATTGTCCTGTGGTTCCTCTGGACTGCGCGGAACGATGCTAAGCACCGTCATCTTCCCATCTCTGGGGAGACGGTGAAGTTTCAGATTTTGTCTTACCTGCGTCTCGCCCACTCTGCGCGTACTGTCAAGCCCAGACATTGGCTGGGTGTGTTTCATGTGGCGAGATTGCTGGGTATTTCGGTTGCTCTCCACAGATTTCATAGGACGGCGATTGTTCGCTGGCTGCGGCCGCCGTCCGGGTGCTTCAAGCTTAATGTGGATGGGAGCGCGCGTGGTACATCTGGGGACTCCTCTGCTGGTGGCGTTGTTCGGGATGATTCCGGGAGGGTTGTGCTCTCATTCAGCGAGTTCATCGGAGCTGGGTCTTCTCTTCGGGCTGAGCTTTGGGCGGTTTGGAGGGGTCTTCTCCTTTGTTCTGATCATTCTTTTTCCCTCTTTGGATCGAGCTTGATTCTCTGACTTCTATTCAGCTCATTCGTTCCCGTCGATGTTGCTGGGGTCTTGATCACATTATATCCAGGATTCTGGTCCTTTTGAGGGGGCGGTCTGTTCATATTTCGCATATATTTCGGGAGGGTAATTCGGTGGCGGATGCGTTGGCGGCGAGGGCCCATACCCTTAGGCACTTtaccttagagttaggtccCTCCCTCCCTAGGCACATTTCCATTCTTGCACGTTCGGATACCTCCGGACTTCCCTACCTGAGATATAGATGTTCTTAGCTGCTTTGCAGCCCTCCCTTCACTTGGATCCCATTTCTTCGGTATttctatatgtatatgtatatttttcttTGCAGGTACTGTTACTTAGGGGGTTTCTCTTTTCCCCCGTTTTGCCAGTCTGGTGTGAGTGGGCCCAGACACTCGCACACTACATGTTTGGTCTCCTCGGGATTGGGTGGGCTCTCGCACTTACCCTCTTGGTGCTCTTCTTTGGCCCTCTCATATTCCCTGGAGCGCTATTTCTGTTTGGGCCTCTATTGGTCCACTTCTGGTCCCTGGCGGGCGTTTACTGCAGTTTCTCCTTGCCCGCCGTCTCAGTTCTTTTACAGGAGTTTTACTGGATGTCGTGGTGGTTCCAGGGATTCTTTCCGGACGATCCTCT includes:
- the LOC140809068 gene encoding uncharacterized protein, whose amino-acid sequence is MNCLIWNIRGLRGSESQQRLHAFVKEKQIKVLAVLEPLIDLDPRFMTRRLGFSGVISNLSGHIWVFFAADVRAECVFDHAQFLHIRVSASFLPTEIFCSFVYARCDYVQRRDLWASLLLVKPVLGPWLVGGDFNVVRDASECLGSRGGRLLPMEEFNTFILDSGLIDAGFEGSSFTWTNKTIWKRLDRVLVSVDWGDHFSSIRVEHLARTVSDHCPLLVTAPVFARGPSSFRFQRMWSERHASAFCQDEASQASPPVVESDVFGNIFDRLTEAERAVRSAEDVCEADPSDANWTSLSDRNEDLARITAMEADFWKQKAACHWLEDGERNTRLFHNMDLLTGEPSALDCPDFSGFPRLSLLWRMMVLLRFPLWRRSARPSSPFTLIALLALMAFPSAFFQHCWEIVHQDVFGAVLDFFQGSPMPQGFTATTITLIPKVEGARAWSDFRPISLCNVTNKIISKLLYSRLRDVVERLVSPNQSGFVPGRMISDNILLAQELTHSITLPSRGGNVILKLDMAKAYDRVQWHFLFDVMRHFGFSERVVALVSACISHCHFSVNINGSLSGFFGSTRGLRQGDPLSPLLFVLGAEYLSRGLDRLYLQHPALRYRSDCDILISHLAYADDVIIFASGGYSWYAAPCRFSASLRELFGAACECCQEFFDFASEVLWAPPLPDSAHHWVRRGSSAPQVPRSSPLSGWFSHLWLSWRSLSGPSTPSSGGRDPWKEVALGPGSSLWARFLFRKYCRLDAPACVPARASISPIWRRLLRIRPRAEPGIRWRVGLGDVSFWDDTWFGDVPLSSRCVVRGGRDVRVSHFLSEGSWDFDRLCAVVAPSVAEEIVLIPVLSGDPDLARWIHSSDGAFSVRSAWELIRQRAPSSDIFRPCWGSWLRPTMSFFLWRFWHQWLPVDEVLQRRGFALASRCQCCDMSETFTHIFIRSPVARSVWHFFGAVFRVRIPDTEDFSLFLSAWKRDLVWSRGGHVREFLPCIVLWFLWTARNDAKHRHLPISGETVKFQILSYLRLAHSARTVKPRHWLGVFHVARLLGISVALHRFHRTAIVRWLRPPSGCFKLNVDGSARGTSGDSSAGGVVRDDSGRVVLSFSEFIGAGSSLRAELWAVLLLRGFLFSPVLPVWCEWAQTLAHYMFGLLGIGWALALTLLVLFFGPLIFPGALFLFGPLLVHFWSLAGVYCSFSLPAVSVLLQEFYWMSWWFQGFFPDDPLHCYDTFVRFILQMLDLFCSGWIAIFILLFYRHCTVISWPYLILTDGIHTVTRFQIRVVLTDWILQGDGLEMRISSWILQSSPSYHLVFFGVLTLSAARI